One genomic region from Acidobacteriota bacterium encodes:
- a CDS encoding DUF1851 domain-containing protein — MARRSKLSAAESFLQAFGPGECYRDYSAADEARLGERIPPVMREILSKEGWCSYKEQVLWLCDPDDWRNAAAAWFANSPHAQVLARTAIGDLFVWDEGVFWFVMVHESLIMMTVGDADRFFSRMLTASDFAPQTYLPGLVRKARKKAGALAWDEMYTYVPALALGGSESSSRIERVKALEALSMLADLAPIQRR; from the coding sequence ATGGCACGTCGTTCCAAGTTATCTGCAGCGGAAAGCTTTTTACAAGCCTTCGGCCCGGGCGAATGTTATCGCGACTACAGCGCCGCCGACGAGGCGCGCCTGGGTGAGCGAATTCCGCCGGTGATGCGCGAGATACTGAGCAAAGAAGGCTGGTGTTCATATAAGGAGCAGGTCTTATGGCTTTGTGATCCCGATGATTGGCGTAACGCGGCAGCCGCGTGGTTTGCGAATTCGCCGCATGCACAAGTCCTGGCGCGCACGGCAATCGGCGATCTTTTCGTGTGGGATGAAGGCGTCTTCTGGTTTGTGATGGTGCACGAGTCGCTGATTATGATGACGGTTGGTGATGCCGATCGGTTCTTTTCACGCATGTTGACGGCGAGCGATTTCGCGCCGCAAACATACCTGCCTGGGCTGGTTCGTAAGGCGCGCAAAAAAGCCGGCGCTCTTGCCTGGGACGAAATGTACACCTATGTGCCCGCGCTGGCGCTGGGCGGCAGCGAATCGTCGTCACGCATTGAACGCGTGAAAGCGCTCGAAGCCCTGTCAATGCTGGCCGACCTTGCCCCAATTCAGCGACGTTGA
- a CDS encoding glycosyltransferase has protein sequence MNPQLFVSCILPTHNRRAFLPRAIHQFLRQDYPAKELLIVDDGTDAVADLLPADDRIRYLRLPERHSLGAKRNLACQQARGEIILHWDDDDWMADWRIGYQVEQLLAHEAEVCGLRELFFFDPVAPRAWKYVYPAGLRAWVAGGTLCYRKAVWQAQPFPEINTGEDTRFVWACAARGKKILALPDASFFVALIHDQNTSPKRTQDARYHPCALAEIRQVMGAEWDCYQPSQALITQSPALQLDLTKAGGTSAAVSSMVSAEGNSVMMIAKQTDLSLPEYKAFNAGKALPRMRQWELPFALFQARLGNTMSVLDCTINPAGFGEQLARLYPDVRYQHWSPIQQGRFQLPVDVPDEAFERVFCINTLEHLLAVQRETLLAEMARKLKPGGLLIVTSDYYFDSLWEEPAMLKLGVMRPDRSEVFNGWNKVTPAALESACRANGLLPLVEEVAEPREEDSTLFLNLPPYPHACIAGIYQKAAAQIELPLGKKVMLALLVWNTRDVSIDSVRAHLEEARMLRRLGQQPFLCLCDNGSTDGMAAALRALEPEIDVPYRLILNTENLGNSIARNQIIDYFLEAGADYLLFLDGDIEIVPCSSFAMMRHLENSERWLGCIGANSFWQSPQRSRAATTLFSVSGMKIETSNIVAWTQYGMFRREVFADGIRFDESGPFNGAGWGFEDNDLAFQMELKGYQIQCFHGMTYLHRDARSSIRNMRAQGIDAAGLFAKRRQHLLDKWSLVPIINDGPLSTVRRYSCL, from the coding sequence ATGAATCCACAGCTCTTCGTCTCTTGCATTTTACCCACGCATAACCGTCGCGCCTTTCTCCCCCGCGCCATTCACCAATTTCTGCGGCAAGACTATCCTGCCAAAGAATTGCTGATCGTGGACGATGGTACAGACGCCGTGGCCGACCTCCTTCCAGCCGATGACCGCATCCGTTATCTCCGCTTGCCCGAACGCCACAGCCTGGGCGCGAAACGCAATCTCGCCTGCCAACAAGCGCGCGGCGAGATCATTTTGCATTGGGATGATGATGATTGGATGGCCGATTGGCGCATCGGTTATCAAGTCGAGCAGTTGCTGGCGCACGAGGCCGAGGTGTGCGGGTTGCGCGAGTTGTTCTTTTTCGATCCGGTAGCGCCGCGGGCTTGGAAGTATGTTTATCCGGCGGGGCTGCGGGCGTGGGTGGCGGGCGGGACGCTCTGTTACCGCAAAGCGGTCTGGCAGGCACAGCCCTTTCCCGAGATCAACACGGGCGAAGACACGCGCTTCGTTTGGGCTTGCGCGGCCCGTGGCAAGAAGATTTTGGCGCTGCCGGATGCGTCGTTCTTTGTGGCGCTGATTCACGACCAAAATACCAGTCCGAAACGCACGCAAGACGCCCGCTATCATCCTTGTGCACTCGCCGAGATTCGCCAGGTGATGGGCGCGGAATGGGACTGTTATCAACCATCTCAGGCTTTGATAACGCAGTCTCCAGCACTACAGCTTGACCTGACGAAAGCGGGCGGCACCTCGGCAGCGGTCTCGTCAATGGTTTCAGCGGAGGGAAATAGCGTCATGATGATTGCCAAACAAACCGACCTAAGCTTGCCCGAATACAAAGCCTTTAATGCTGGAAAGGCATTGCCGCGTATGCGGCAATGGGAATTGCCCTTTGCCTTATTCCAAGCGCGGTTGGGAAACACAATGTCAGTATTGGACTGTACCATCAATCCAGCCGGGTTCGGTGAGCAGTTGGCCCGGCTGTATCCTGACGTGCGCTACCAGCATTGGAGCCCCATTCAACAAGGGCGTTTTCAGTTGCCTGTGGACGTTCCCGACGAAGCTTTCGAGCGCGTCTTCTGCATCAACACGCTGGAACATTTGTTGGCTGTGCAACGGGAAACGCTGCTGGCGGAAATGGCACGCAAGCTGAAACCGGGCGGGTTGCTGATTGTGACCTCCGATTACTACTTTGATTCTCTTTGGGAAGAGCCAGCCATGCTTAAGCTGGGTGTGATGCGGCCAGATCGCAGCGAAGTTTTTAACGGCTGGAATAAAGTTACCCCGGCAGCGCTTGAGTCAGCGTGTCGAGCTAACGGTTTGCTGCCCTTGGTTGAAGAAGTAGCAGAGCCGCGCGAAGAGGACTCAACTCTATTCCTCAACCTGCCGCCCTATCCCCACGCCTGCATCGCCGGTATCTATCAAAAGGCAGCAGCACAGATTGAACTGCCCTTAGGCAAGAAAGTCATGTTGGCCCTGCTCGTGTGGAACACACGTGATGTCAGCATAGATTCAGTGCGCGCTCATTTGGAGGAGGCGCGGATGCTGCGGCGGCTCGGCCAGCAGCCTTTTCTCTGCCTTTGCGATAACGGTTCGACTGACGGAATGGCGGCGGCCTTGCGCGCGCTCGAGCCGGAGATTGATGTACCATACAGGCTGATTCTCAATACCGAAAACCTGGGGAACTCAATCGCCAGAAATCAGATCATTGATTACTTTCTCGAAGCGGGCGCGGATTATTTATTGTTTCTTGATGGGGACATTGAAATCGTCCCGTGCTCGAGTTTCGCCATGATGCGCCACCTGGAAAATAGCGAACGATGGTTAGGCTGTATCGGGGCGAATTCATTCTGGCAGTCTCCGCAACGGTCGCGCGCGGCGACAACACTTTTCAGCGTCAGCGGGATGAAGATCGAGACAAGTAACATCGTTGCCTGGACGCAGTATGGCATGTTCCGCCGCGAGGTCTTCGCTGACGGCATCAGATTTGATGAGAGCGGGCCGTTCAACGGCGCGGGTTGGGGATTTGAAGATAACGACCTGGCTTTTCAAATGGAGCTGAAGGGATACCAAATCCAATGCTTTCATGGGATGACGTACCTACATCGGGATGCGCGTTCTTCTATCCGCAACATGCGTGCTCAAGGCATTGACGCCGCGGGTCTCTTCGCCAAGCGCCGGCAACATCTGCTCGATAAGTGGTCACTCGTGCCGATAATCAACGACGGGCCGCTCTCAACCGTGCGAAGGTATTCGTGCCTTTGA